The sequence taaaaaataatgtaAATTACTATCTTTAGTCTAAttaaagtaatattttataacttGATCTTCACTTAAAAAATGATACAAAATCAATTAAAATGCAAAAGAAATCGAGCGGCGTTCAGCTGACGGTATGGAAGAACTTTTATTATACTAAGTTGCCCCCACATGAGAAAAAGTTTGGCTCCGTCATTGATCAGAATCGAATATTAGCGGATAAATATCCGACAGCTAAACCTATACCTAACATTTAATATCAAATATCTGATACCGCTTAACCTGTCGGGTACGTATATCTAAATATCGGACGGATATTCATCCGTTGATAGCCCCACCAGCCAGGAAACCAGCAACCATAATGCACTATGTTCAAGGAACGACTACGGTACACGCCAAGTCGACCAAAGACGAAAAACTAGTATAAAGTAAGAATTTTTGATGCGTCACATGACCACCTCAAGAAGTTGATACATGAAGAAGGGTTTCAGAAAGAAAAAACCTAGAAAGGTGAAGAAGCAGCAGAATTTTCCTAATGATGCTACTACTATtgtaattatcacaaaattggttaaaaagaccaaaatcaacaattcctggatgaaatggacagttagactttgatactgtttaaatggacaaaaatgtaaaataggcaggatgtaaccagtttcatcgtgcccattttcaaatattttttcttatttttaatttacacaggatgtatccagtttcatccttgctattttttaaatttaagttaggatgaaaccagtttcatccttactattttttttggccatttcacccaatctattttttactcgtcccaTTTgtaccgtgatttaaaaatatttgtacaaataacccattttccgtacAATTATTCCGTCTGATGTCATAATCTATGAAATACTCACAAGACTTCCTCGTAAGAGTTTGGCGCGATTCAGGTGCGTATGCAAAGACTGGTCAGCCTTGTTCGATACTCCATTATTCCTTGAGCTACGAAAGTCACGTCGCAAGAAAAAGATTGTGAATAAGAAACGTTTTAGGATCCGTCCTCCGATTCCAAGGAAAATACTAGAATATTTCTGGATACATATTTTTTCCAACAACATGTTCCGAGTGCTGGTTTTAAATATATAGACCGTAAAGCCCTGCTTGCGTAATCATTAATTAATACCTTGTTTATATGAGTTCTATCTTAACTTGAGTTTCATCTATTTAACTTGTATTTGGTAAGACCATGATTCCGATGCCAGCAGGCTCAACGGCAATTCCTTGCAACAGCCATCCCAATCCCAAGTGCACCACCTGAAGAGAAAGTGATGTGCCAGGGCAAGATCTTCTACCAACACCGAAAGGAATGAATTGGAAACCACGTTCTCTGCTAACATCCACCTCCATGCCGGCCAGATCAGAAATCTTTCTGGTTTAAACTTTGATGCATTGGACCAAACTTGTGGGTCTCGTCGAATCTTCGAGATATTCATAATGCAATGTGGTATCCAAGGATCGACGATTCAATGCTCAGTAGATTCTCTAGTCATAAGAGGACCAGGAGGATATAAACGCAGTGTTTAGAGGTTCTTGATATCGCTCATCAACTTGTCTTTCTCTATTTGACCATTTCTTCATAGAACCCACAATAGAGCAACCATTAGAGAACGATGAAATGATGAAAAgagtaatctttttcttcttgttcacgtGTTTTAGTACTTCTTTAACTCTTCCATTTTGGTACAACCCAAAATTTGATGGAGGAGAATAGAAGAAAATATAAAGACCTTAAAGACCATTAAAAGCTAATTGAAGAAAATTTCATCGAGCaactggaccatcactgagtaagaaTGCAAGGACAAGTCCGCAAATTTGCTTACGGTGGTGCATATGTATATCAGTATATGAATCTAGAAAGTGTAGGGTTACAAATATGATCAGATTCTTCTGGAATTGAACACAATCACCTCTGACCACTATGAAAAGCGTAAACAAGACTTGGCAAAAAGAAAAGATACTACCGTGAAGTAGGTAAGAGCTAATTATCAATAAAGCCAACTTGACCAGTAGTTGTCAAATGTATTCATGAGATGCCAAATGAAGGAAACCAAGGCATAAAAGATTCCCATGCCATAATCACACCTCAAACTTCCAACTACACCAACCCTCAGCAATGCTATTAGAATCAACACTTAACGTAGAATCAATTGAACAAGCACTCATATAGACCAACTTTGGACCTTAACTATTCATTTTCTTTATATATAAACTCCTAGGTATAGTAACTGGAACACTAATACATAAAGAAACTTAACCATAAAAATGGACTAAATGAGCAGGCACCTTTTAAGTCATCTACTAATATAGAGATGCACATATGGGAATGTGACAGTTTCGAAGTGCCTGCTCATTGTGTTGTATCATGCACTTGACTGCCGACAGCATGTCTCAAAATCATATTTTGCGATAAAAAAAATTTAgtccaaggaaaaaaaaaaagtccgGATGATGCATATACATAGTAAATAGGCAAAAGTCAAACAGGACTTAGTATAGGAATTTGAATACCAACTAATCTTTCCATTTAATTCAAAAAACTTAGAGCAAATTTAGCTGAAATTAAGCAGACTAATTGGTGCAGATCAGTTTGAATTTTATATTCTTATTAAAGGAAACATAGAAAACTTGTGTTCTTCTTAAACAAGTTTTGAACAACTTCGTTCTTGCATTTATAAATCTTTTTAATGGAGAATAACAAGAAGGTTGCTTGTTCATGGTGGTTGGGTAAACATATCGATTCCAATCAATCTCCATGGCTTCAATCTACTCTCAATGGTAATATCGATCACTATATACTTTGTCCTTCTCAAATATGACTAATTTAGCCTCTTATTCTAATTTCATTATTCGATAATATTGGATTGAAATGGATGTCGTTATATGCAGATTTGGATGACAAAATGAAGGCTATCGTATCACTTATTATGCAAGACGATGGAGACACTTTTGCTCAAAGAGCGGAGATGTACTACAAGAACAGAACTCAACTGGTGAAAATGATGGAAGAGTTTCATAGATCATATCGTTGTTTAGCTGAACGATACGATCGGTTAAGGCCTGAATCGGATCATTCTTTAAACTCTTTCTTAAATGTCGAAAGCAGCCAAAACATAGACAGCAATGGGGCTAATGGGAACAGTACTGCCGGTACTAATGATCCCAATCCAGCAACATCTGTACGTGCTGCCGAAGATCCTGAAtccaacaccgtggaacatgaTTCACATGATGCTGAATTACTTGACACGAAGGAAGAATGCGAAGCGGATAACAATGATGAAAAGGAGCAACGTGGGAGACAGATTGCTAGCTACTGTGAAAACGGCGATATGTGGTCTGATATGAAAATGCAAGTTTCAAAGCTAATCGAAGAAAATACAAAACAACAGTCGGAGTTGATAAGACGAAACAATGAAAAGAGAAAAGCCATTAAAGACCTTTGTTTGCAACTAGACAAACTAACTGAAGAAaacatgattcttcggtctcgcaTTCCAAACTTGAAGGGAAGGCTTCTTGGAGTCCTCTTGGGTGGATGCCCATCTAGGAAGGAATATGAGTAGTCTTGGTAGGGTTATTGGTTTTTCACATTATGGACTTGTATTGTAATGTTCTGCACTTTTCTATGTAATGGCTCGTCAGAATGTTAATGACGCCACTTACTGCAAGTCCgaaaaataattttcaaaatcttaCCTTCCATTGGCGCAATACTCCGATCACCTCATCAGTATGTCAGATTTTCCACACCATATATGCAATACATCTTAATCACTAGTTTGGTGCATATCTTCGTCTTCCAGAACGGCATAGGCCATCCACTAATCTTAGTACTGTACGTGTATTATGTGTTGGTTTCGATTGATAAAACATTGAGCTTATGGGAATTGTAATAACCAGTAATTTGAAGAGCTACCAAGCATTTTAAAATTTATAGCGTAAGTACAGGTTGTACATTGGTCCCTAAACTACTTCCTAAATCCTTCATTCAGGAATTCTTAGAAACTTGGGAAATTACAGGATCCAAACCCCAATCTCTCCTATGTGAGGGAGCATGAGAACCATTCTTCTCATAAATAATTAATAGGGTAAAAAGCAGGGATAAGCCTGTTTTTTTGAACTTTGCAAATATAGGGTGGTTTTGACCGTTTTATTGAAAAACGGCTAACGGTGGTTATCCACCTTTTTGGCACCGTTAGTGTAGAGTAAAAATACTTATAAGTCCTTCAACTCGTTGAGTTTCTTGTTAACTCGGTTTGGTTTGTACACGTCACCATATATGTACACGTCACCATCTGAATCAGTCACCTGACTCTCTGAGTCAACTCGCCTGAACTGGATTTTGGCCAAGTTTTGACTGTTTCCTAGTAATTTCCCGGCCATAATTTAAGTCCATTCCTTTATATCTCAGGCCTGAACTTTCCCCTGTATAACCACCAATACCATTTCTGTAGCAGCCAACCAACATGACTCAGTTGTAACCATTCAAAACATCTCCTTCCAAACCATTGTAGCATTCGCTGCATCTCAGCAGTATCTGTAACTGCACATCACCACCAGTTCAAGATACCCAACACATTGGTCATTGTGATCTCAGTAACATCATCTCAATTTTGTGTTCTTCATTTACCAGTCCATAGCAGCATCATCATCCTATCAGCTCAACAACACAAACCCACTGCAACACCGCCTAACTCCTCTAGCTGCAATTGCAACCGACAACTCTGTAGCTTTAGTTCATACTCTTTCTAGAGGAGAAACATACATCTTCTCATCCCATTTCAACAACACCAGTGTCATCTTCTATACAAGCCCCAATTCATCTCAGAACAACTCAAACCCCAATCCTCATTCTGTTAATACCCAGAATCACTGCCACAATCTTCTCAGCAGAAAATACAACATCAATATGACCCATAATTTTCGCTTCCGATACAGATCCGTGCTATAACTTATAAATTCACCACAACCCATAGCAGCAACAGCTCAATCTCGTTCATCCCTGTCCTTGGCTTCATAAATTATCAAAATCCCAAACCAACTCTTTCACAGACCCATCCATTCATATGTTGAACTTCAAATTCATAACAGATTCAAACCGTAACTGTGATTCTCAACAGCAAACACCCTTACCAGAATCCTCAATCCGCCCTTAACTCTGCCCATTTGAAAACCATCAAGAACCCTTATCCTTCGAAATCAACTGGTACAACCAAAATTATAATCGAAACAGCAAACCCCTGTTCTACAACATTAATTCACAAATACAAATCCTTGTTTTTCCCTGTAgtttcctaacatacatctaaaacCCTTTGAACTCATTAATTTCATCACCACAGCACCACCAATCCTAGCAAACCATTCAAACAAATCTTCATCAGCAACACTCGAATTCAATCAACCTAAACCCAtcttccttattcttctaaacattTATTCTCCTCCATTAATCTTCACTGCAACTTAATGAAGTTGTAGATCAATAATTTCATATCACCAGAACCATGCTACAACTCACCTTTTCAGCAGTATCATTTCTCGAATTCAGCCAAAACCCATGAATTCAACACACACGATCTTTCTCTTCCAGCTTCAGATCTCATCAAAACCCTTGAATCAGACAACACaagatcaattccatcatcttcaCAGCACCAGTACAAACTCTGCACTGTTAACAATTCGACCTAAATCCATGAAAGACAAATTCATGTCTTAACCCTGTTTCTTCTTGATTTCACTAAGCTTCATTTGCTTCTTGACCTCAGATTCATGTCTTAATCGATCGGCAAATACCCTCGGTTCACCattttcatcaaatttttctCCGCCATTTCTCAAATCGATGGTTGCGATGGCTGATACATCCACGGAAGTGGGACTGGATGGTGAAAAAGAAATCATAATAGGGAGGGGTATTTAATCTGGCCCGTTGATTCTTCATGGGATTAATACTAGAATTAAATCAAACACCAAGATGGTTACACGTGTACAGAGGGTAACTGGGTAATCTGTGCGTCATTATCTCATCTCATCTGAGGAGAAATTGACAGGGAAATTGGCAACAATAAAGGATTTGGATGGAAGGAAACATGGATGGAGGCCTAGATTTGCAAAGTAGAAAAAACGGGCCTATGGTTGTCTTTCTGGTTGAAAAAGAGGCCTATATCTGTTTATAATCCTAATTAATATTACGAATTCAAGCCCATTGTGGAGACAGTTTCCAACAAAACATTTGTGTTGGTGTAAACATTTGTTTTTGTTCAAGTCGTTAGTTTGGAATAATCAGTGGATCATCATGTGATAGTACATGGTATGTTTATGTAAGAGTACACTGCACCATATGGCCTGATTTGAGACATAATTGTTTTTTTGGTTTGAGACACTATAAAGGTCTTTCTTTTTTATCTCGATGTAAAGCTAGTTCATTCGGGAAGATGTTGTGTAGTATATTATGCCTGAAATATGCAACAAACGGTGCCAAAGGTAAAAAAACAATGCAAGGGACTAAGGGTAGTCCTAATTGATGCGAGAAATAATGTTGCTATTTGGGAATTTCACGACAGTAGGTATGCAATGACAGTATAAGCAATGCAGTAATGAAGAAATTATTTTCTTGATATGATAAAAACTCGGATACTTTGAAGAATACACACTAATTAATTTTCATAGAAACATGATGTTACAGTTCAAAGAAACAGTCAATGACATATTGGCTTTGAAATTAAGGAGTATTGGATAGGCTAAAGGATGAGCCTAGTAGCATTCAATTGATGTCGCAGTTCGAAGAAGTAACTCGGAGACATATTAGATATGAAGAGAATGTTGGGTGGCTAAAGGTTTAGCTTACCTTATTCCCAGAATGAAGTCAGTCATAACTTTGTACGAGACGATTTGTACAATAGTCATAGCTTATGATAGCTATGTGATTTAATTATCGTTTTGCTTTTGCaaattaagaaaaagaaacaaggaaATTGTTGACATTAGCTAAGACTATGTCAAGGACATAGTTCCACTGTCATGATAAGATCCCGCATTTGAGAAACGTAACCTGCTGGAAATCTAAAGTTGAGTATTAGGTTATTTCTACTAAAGAAACtaagtttttttaagttctttgATGCTTAGTAAATACTAAGAACGAATATATTCCAAGAAATTAGGGGTCATCAAAAGTGATGAAAATTTGATGCCAAGTGAAGTATAAGTCATGTTATGTTACTTGGTGCAATAATATCGGAGTTTAAAGGTAAAAGACCATGGAAATGATCGATGACATCAGTTGGGATGGATCATTTCTTGCGTACACTTAGGCACAAATGATTCAAGTTGAatctgttgaagaataaaccaagatactattaAGAAGATAGAAGGGATCAACAATTTGTGTTGATACAGTATGAAGAAAGCAATATGGATCAACTACGAGAGTAAACATAATATGGTTGGATCAACAGGTACAGTTGACACGATGTGAATGaatcaacaagtattgttgacacGGTGGTATGGTATTTAGAAGTTAACTAGGGTTGCAAGTATAACTGGTTTTAGAGTTTGTTTACGTGAGAATTTTCTAGAAgagtctttgttagagtttgattatgttaggaaagtgtttattacttgagagtcaagtttgtaaacatataaataggttgttaagcCGTGAGTTTGAATTACATCAATTAAgagaagtgttagagcatttctcggtcgaactcgcatgcgtttctatctcaagcatgttagtcaatgttagtgataagtctttatttctagtctactatagctaagtctcggactaggatagaaagtgtagttgagctcaagaactccatggcaatcatcatacaagacgaattactactcaaggaactggtggaacttcatcgactaaaaggtatgtggagacttgaacttatctatcactcaaaagtctatctactatatctcctatattgagacaaaagtcgttttgctatatagactttgaatatacacatttgctatttcgagccgagtttatctcgcctatctatttctcgaaatatgtgttggtaagcttttgctttggccaaattcatctttacctagtgacgaaagtcatgatacgtttcaaccactttgaaaattgtttactttgacgaaaaatagtttgtgaataacaactatataataacgtcctctaagaatgtttcaatgattgaaatgagagtttagattatataaccaatgatggatataagcattgtgtggtaacacatatatgtataagtcttttttccttgaaccgaagtttgcgaactttgttgatcaagagaaccggaacaagagccgtgaactcagtccgcgaactggcggaagttctcgatctgagaaaatctgctggagtttgagaactccttccgggaacttaagtccgcgaactaagtctgcgaacttaagttggttatatgtaaatacgattgtttgtg comes from Papaver somniferum cultivar HN1 chromosome 7, ASM357369v1, whole genome shotgun sequence and encodes:
- the LOC113296205 gene encoding protein NETWORKED 3A-like, which translates into the protein MENNKKVACSWWLGKHIDSNQSPWLQSTLNDLDDKMKAIVSLIMQDDGDTFAQRAEMYYKNRTQLVKMMEEFHRSYRCLAERYDRLRPESDHSLNSFLNVESSQNIDSNGANGNSTAGTNDPNPATSVRAAEDPESNTVEHDSHDAELLDTKEECEADNNDEKEQRGRQIASYCENGDMWSDMKMQVSKLIEENTKQQSELIRRNNEKRKAIKDLCLQLDKLTEENMILRSRIPNLKGRLLGVLLGGCPSRKEYE